GGCGCGCGGTAGGGATAGGGATCCGTGATGTGGAAACCGAAGTCCTCCGGATGCTCGAAGAAATACTTGGCCGTCAGGATGCGGAACATGTAACGGGAGGTCTCTACGGGCAGGAAAAGGTCCATCGCCTTCTTCTGGCGCTGGTTTGCGATGCGCTGGGTGATACCGCCCTGGCCGGCGTTGTAGCTGGCCGCCACGGTCATCCAGTCGCCGTATTTCGCGTAGGCTTCCTTCAGGTACTTGCAGGCGGCCTCGGTGGACTTGGCGATGTTGTAGCGCTCGTCCACCTCGTCGTTGACCTCCAGGCCGTAGGCGCGGCCGGTGCCCTTCAGGAACTGCCAGAGGCCCGCGGCCCCGGCCGTGGAGACGGACTTGGGGTCAAGATTGCTCTCGATGGCCATCAGGTACTTCAGGTCCTCGGGAACGCCGTTCTTCTGGAGGATCGGGACGACCTGCCGGAAGATGCGCTCGGCGCGCTTGAGCATCAGCGTGGAATTGGTGTGCGAATAGGTGAAATTGATCAGTTCCCTGTCCATCCGCTCATAGAGGTCAGACCGGTCGAAACGGTAGGTCTGGCCGGCGAACTCGATGAACTCAGGCACCTGGGGCGCTTGATAGTGAATCTCTTCGGGAATATAAACCACCTGGGCGCGGGCCGGGGCGGCAGCCGCGAGCGACGCGGCCAGCAGGAGCATGACTAACGGTTTGTTCATACCGCAAAGATGCAAAATCTTTTCGATATGCCGCAAAAATCTACCGCAGGTCGGTGACGACCCAGGCGTCGTCAAGCGAAGCCGTGTCGAAACGGAAGGCGGACAGGTCGTCAGAGAGCGGGAGGTATTTGACCTCGGTGAGCGAGAGTTCGGTGATCGAATCCTTCCAGGCGAGCAGTTCCTCAAGCCCTTCCGCCGGTTCGATATAGACTTCCTTCGAGACAGGGTCCACGGTCCAGCGGTCCTTCCCGTCGCAATAGATCTCCACGCCGTTGCCGATGGCGCGGTAGCATTCGCCCTGGATGAGCAGGGTGCCGGACAGCTTGACCGGCGTATCCTGCGTGAGGGTGCAGGCGTAGTGCAGCGAGATGCGGTCCGTCTGCAGCCGCGCAGCCAGCTCGGCGGGCTGCGGCTGCTGGGCGCCCGCCGTCAGGGACAGCAGCAGGGTCGCCACAAGGGATATCCATTTAAGCCTCAACATACTGGATCAATTTTATCTTCAGGGACATACCAGAGGTACGCTCCCTTCACCTGATAGCCAAGTTCGTGCCAAAGCTGCGCGTAGCGCTCGACCTGCCGGCGGTAGGAAGGATTCTCCCCGCCGAACTTGAAGTCCACGACCGTGACCTCGCGGCCGCGCAGGATCACGCGGTCGGGGCGGAATTCGCGGCCGCCCGCGTCGAAGAGCGTCCGCTCGTTGAGCACCCGGACGTCGGGGCCGGGCGTCTCCGGGAACCAGTCGGGGTGCGCAGCGATCCCACCGCCCAGCAGCGCCAGGGCCGCTTCGCCGCCTGCGGCGTCCAGGCGGCCGTCGCGCACGGCGGCCTGCACCGCCCCTTCGAGGTCGGCGGGCCGTACGACCTCCGACAGGATGTCGTGCAGGACGATGCCGCGCAGGCGCGGGGAGGCCTCCAGGCCCACCCGCCCGTCGTCGCCGAAGAAGTCGTCCGCCTCCTGCGAAGGCGTCAGGCGGCCGTCCAGCGGGATGGAAGGATATTGCCCCGGGAAAGGCATCTGCCCCGGGGTTTCCTCCCGCTCGAGCTGCGTGAAGTCATAGGGTTTGCCGGCCGTATAATCTTCCTCGCCGCGCAGGAACGCATAGAGGACCTGGGACAGGTTCTTGAAGACCGGAGTCCCCTTCTTCAACCCCTCCCGGCAGACATTGGGGACGGGCTCAGCGATGACGTGCAGGCTCTTGCCGGCCCGCGTCAGGGCGACGTAGAAGACATTGAGGTTGTCCACCAGCTGCAGGCGCTGCTCCTGCTCGACGGCCGGAGCGAACAGGCTGGCGCCTGCGAGCGAGCCCAGGTTGACCGGATAGATGCCGGACACCTCCGGGCTGAACGGCGTGCGGGCCGTGTCAAGCGGGCTCCAGTGGACATCGCTCTTGTAGAGCGCCACCTTCTCGGCAAACGGGAAGATGACGTGCGGGAACTCGAGGCCCTTGGACTTGTGGATGGTCAACACGCGGACGGAGGAGGCGTTCTCAGGCGAGCCGATGCAGATGTCCTTCTCGTCCCAGTGCTTGAGATAGTAGCGGAGGTTGTTGCCGTTGACCTGCACCCAGCTCTGGAGGTCGTCCATGAAAGCCTGGATGAAGAGGGTCTGTCCCTCGAAGGAGGCCGGGTCCCAGTTGCGCATCGCGCGCAGCAGCTCCTCGCAGAAGTCCACCAGCGAGTGGTATTCCTCCGGGAAGGTCAGCCCCATCGAGTCGGCCAGGAAACGGCCGATCGTGTCGTCGGGATTCTCGTAGCAGCTCAGCAGCGAAACCAGGCGGCGGACCACCGGAGAGGACTTGAGCACGAGCGAATCGTCGGAGATGACGGGAATCCCGCCCGCGACCAGGTGCGCCGCGATGGCGGAACCCTCCTTGCGGCCGCGCACCAGCACGGCGATGTCGTTCCAGCCGGCACCCTGCGAGCGGGCCTGCCGGATGGACTCCACGACCGCCGCGAGCTGGTCTTCGCAGAAGCTCACGCGCACACAGCCCTCCTGGGCGTCGTCCTTCTTCACTTCCTGCACCACGTCGGCGTAGATGTCGCCCAGCCCGAGCAGCCCCGCGGCATACGGGAAGAAGCGGTTGTTGAAGCCGACCACAGCACGCGAACTGCGCCAGTTGCCCTGCAGGGGCTCGACCCCGGCCTGCGGGAAGGCCTTCTGCACCTCGCTGCCCAGCAGTTTCCAGTCGGAATCACGCCAGCGGTAGATGCTCTGCTTGACGTCGCCCACGATCAGGTTGCCGCCCGCGCCGGCCTCGCTCTCCTGCAGCAGCGGAAGGAAATTCTCCCACTGGATGCGGGACGTATCCTGGAATTCGTCAAGCAGGAAATGCTCGTAGCGCACGCCCAGCTTCTCGTAGACGAACGGGGCGCTGGAGCCGCCGATGATGTCGCGCAGGAGCGTATTGGAATCGTCCAGGCACATCACGTTCTTCTCGGCCGCCAGGGCGTCGAATCCGC
The sequence above is a segment of the Bacteroidales bacterium WCE2004 genome. Coding sequences within it:
- a CDS encoding Transglycosylase SLT domain-containing protein, which codes for MNKPLVMLLLAASLAAAAPARAQVVYIPEEIHYQAPQVPEFIEFAGQTYRFDRSDLYERMDRELINFTYSHTNSTLMLKRAERIFRQVVPILQKNGVPEDLKYLMAIESNLDPKSVSTAGAAGLWQFLKGTGRAYGLEVNDEVDERYNIAKSTEAACKYLKEAYAKYGDWMTVAASYNAGQGGITQRIANQRQKKAMDLFLPVETSRYMFRILTAKYFFEHPEDFGFHITDPYPYRAPRKIVEISAPIPNLTDFAAEHGTTYFFLKEANLWLRSDKLTNKNSKTYQIIIPSH
- a CDS encoding ATP-dependent exoDNAse (exonuclease V) beta subunit (contains helicase and exonuclease domains), which encodes MKILKASAGSGKTYRLSKTYIDLLLASREPQPYRHILAVTFTNKATAEMKARILRDLARLAETDPRAQALLTELLHDYGAFSVSTIDRFFQQALKAFSREIGQFADYQVELDKDSLIAETMDRILDSLTEDDKELLGWLRDSLADTLEQGRRFQVDEGLLEVGKLLKNDEFRELSERMGINGREAFGKDRLKRIRQECRTVIRTFTDKAKELGYPVEQGKPLSPDSKKRLFKANPALAEHFEDAYSYYTTALILDSLLSQLGLAGEFYRGFDALAAEKNVMCLDDSNTLLRDIIGGSSAPFVYEKLGVRYEHFLLDEFQDTSRIQWENFLPLLQESEAGAGGNLIVGDVKQSIYRWRDSDWKLLGSEVQKAFPQAGVEPLQGNWRSSRAVVGFNNRFFPYAAGLLGLGDIYADVVQEVKKDDAQEGCVRVSFCEDQLAAVVESIRQARSQGAGWNDIAVLVRGRKEGSAIAAHLVAGGIPVISDDSLVLKSSPVVRRLVSLLSCYENPDDTIGRFLADSMGLTFPEEYHSLVDFCEELLRAMRNWDPASFEGQTLFIQAFMDDLQSWVQVNGNNLRYYLKHWDEKDICIGSPENASSVRVLTIHKSKGLEFPHVIFPFAEKVALYKSDVHWSPLDTARTPFSPEVSGIYPVNLGSLAGASLFAPAVEQEQRLQLVDNLNVFYVALTRAGKSLHVIAEPVPNVCREGLKKGTPVFKNLSQVLYAFLRGEEDYTAGKPYDFTQLEREETPGQMPFPGQYPSIPLDGRLTPSQEADDFFGDDGRVGLEASPRLRGIVLHDILSEVVRPADLEGAVQAAVRDGRLDAAGGEAALALLGGGIAAHPDWFPETPGPDVRVLNERTLFDAGGREFRPDRVILRGREVTVVDFKFGGENPSYRRQVERYAQLWHELGYQVKGAYLWYVPEDKIDPVC